One genomic region from Longimicrobium sp. encodes:
- a CDS encoding glycosyltransferase produces the protein MSFIEGRSLPTILFVGRPGDSRKGITTLLDALEQLNGYAAVPDNQVWLVGGSEREVAAVSAMVDSHPALALRRRAGTLVLWGRVQNAALPELYSRATVTVLPSWREEFGIVAVEAMMCGCAVVASRAGGLPDVIVHGVTGTLVPVDDSAALAATLAAYLRCPARAALLGRNAARFARIRYSQEAAYARVRALYGGTAPPPPALAEGDPLRFADLDAYVAASSSLLGTAIEDVQPVTDGQHSVFAASAQGARVHVKVFRDRASLLAGLLPRAPFPTERPASVAWNRTVYNHDNPSAPEVVAWGTEDGAHVVVTRWIDAEPLPPGPESDAAVARLAEQCRAFRPLEDDAILAEYNARLDALEGNERDALRRFDEFAVGLNEPVTGGFRAFTRIHPQVELLRIRQMVEDRVWCAPGPLASRVRALTGLLLQRPLSRRLPRLAQGDPKPEHYLHADGIIRACDFEHSLYAVGPLDEAYWIATVCYTGAERPLSRPAIRRLRAMCRDEESLYLACCWLCAEIIYRSMVAYADGDGLALDKAKSFLADFATEWLLA, from the coding sequence ATGTCTTTTATCGAAGGCCGGAGCCTCCCGACGATTTTGTTCGTCGGGCGGCCGGGCGATTCACGCAAGGGGATCACGACGCTCCTTGATGCGCTGGAGCAGTTGAACGGCTACGCGGCCGTACCCGACAATCAGGTGTGGCTGGTGGGGGGGAGCGAGCGGGAGGTCGCGGCGGTGTCGGCCATGGTCGACAGCCATCCGGCCTTGGCCCTGCGGCGGCGAGCAGGAACGCTGGTCCTGTGGGGGCGCGTTCAGAACGCGGCACTCCCCGAACTCTACAGCCGCGCGACGGTGACGGTGCTGCCCTCGTGGCGCGAAGAGTTCGGGATCGTGGCGGTGGAGGCGATGATGTGCGGGTGCGCGGTGGTCGCGTCTCGCGCCGGCGGACTCCCGGACGTGATCGTGCACGGCGTCACGGGAACACTAGTGCCGGTGGATGACTCCGCCGCCCTCGCCGCCACCCTGGCGGCATACCTGCGCTGCCCGGCGCGGGCAGCGCTCTTGGGCCGGAACGCCGCGCGGTTCGCGCGCATTCGCTACTCCCAGGAGGCGGCGTACGCGCGGGTGCGGGCGCTGTACGGCGGGACGGCTCCCCCGCCTCCCGCACTCGCGGAGGGAGACCCGCTGCGCTTTGCGGATTTAGATGCGTACGTGGCCGCCTCTTCGTCCCTCTTGGGAACCGCGATCGAGGACGTCCAGCCCGTCACCGACGGGCAGCACTCCGTCTTCGCGGCTTCCGCGCAGGGAGCGCGCGTGCACGTAAAGGTGTTCCGCGACCGTGCGTCGCTGCTGGCCGGTCTGCTGCCTAGAGCACCGTTTCCCACCGAGCGCCCGGCATCCGTGGCGTGGAATCGCACGGTCTACAACCACGACAACCCGTCGGCGCCGGAGGTCGTGGCGTGGGGAACGGAAGACGGCGCACACGTCGTGGTTACACGATGGATAGACGCGGAGCCGTTGCCACCGGGCCCGGAAAGCGACGCGGCGGTGGCGCGGCTGGCGGAGCAGTGCCGCGCGTTCCGTCCGCTGGAGGATGACGCGATCCTGGCCGAATACAACGCACGGCTCGACGCCTTGGAGGGGAACGAGCGTGACGCGCTGCGGAGATTCGACGAGTTCGCGGTGGGGCTCAACGAGCCTGTGACCGGCGGGTTCAGGGCGTTTACCCGCATCCATCCACAGGTGGAGCTGCTGCGGATCCGGCAGATGGTGGAGGACCGTGTGTGGTGCGCGCCCGGTCCGCTGGCCTCGCGGGTGCGCGCACTAACCGGGCTGCTCCTGCAGCGTCCCCTCAGCCGGCGCCTACCCCGGCTGGCGCAGGGTGATCCCAAGCCCGAGCACTATCTCCACGCGGACGGAATCATCCGCGCCTGCGACTTCGAGCACAGCCTCTACGCCGTGGGACCGCTGGACGAGGCGTACTGGATCGCCACCGTGTGCTATACGGGGGCGGAGCGGCCTTTGTCTCGCCCTGCCATCCGCCGCCTGCGCGCGATGTGCAGGGACGAAGAGAGCCTCTACCTCGCATGCTGCTGGCTCTGCGCGGAGATCATCTACCGGTCAATGGTGGCATATGCGGATGGAGACGGGCTGGCGCTGGACAAGGCCAAGTCCTTCCTCGCGGACTTCGCGACGGAATGGCTCCTGGCGTAG
- a CDS encoding glycosyltransferase → MPARRHFMPSAGFSSSESFWRANAPVTTKNRGVEGRITTDYHSSANCMDVIIACFVADPFDPPGHDRFGGGHLFLFDLGRYLVRMGDRVTYVTRLNSPSKPVHEAIGSRCSIHRLPVGPTEEISPAATGLLLEEIYESCACTLRDAFSCKPVLHSHYWIAGEVSRRIAGEHRLVHVHSILSLGRVKRETGEPAEAADALRDECELRVFREAHHLVAVCPDEWRAFERLYPEVPPRTPSIIPYGVDPNVFYRRPEPPDDFVRRAAGRFTQGDHDAP, encoded by the coding sequence ATGCCCGCCAGACGGCACTTTATGCCGTCGGCGGGCTTTTCGTCTTCAGAAAGCTTCTGGCGAGCCAACGCGCCTGTAACAACGAAGAACCGAGGTGTCGAAGGTCGGATAACTACTGATTATCATTCCTCAGCAAATTGCATGGATGTCATAATTGCCTGTTTTGTCGCGGACCCTTTCGATCCTCCGGGGCACGATCGATTCGGCGGCGGTCACCTGTTTCTCTTCGACCTGGGGCGGTACCTGGTTCGGATGGGCGACCGCGTGACCTATGTGACCCGGCTCAACAGCCCTTCCAAGCCGGTGCATGAAGCGATCGGCAGCCGCTGCAGCATCCACCGGCTCCCCGTAGGCCCCACGGAAGAGATCTCACCCGCGGCAACCGGACTCCTCCTCGAAGAGATTTACGAGTCATGCGCCTGCACGCTGCGAGACGCTTTCTCCTGCAAGCCTGTCCTTCACAGCCACTACTGGATCGCTGGCGAGGTTTCGCGGCGAATTGCGGGCGAGCACAGGCTGGTGCACGTGCACTCCATTCTCTCCCTGGGAAGGGTCAAACGCGAAACGGGCGAGCCCGCGGAAGCAGCCGATGCGCTGCGGGACGAATGCGAGCTGCGGGTGTTCCGCGAGGCACACCACCTGGTGGCGGTCTGCCCGGACGAATGGCGGGCCTTTGAGCGGCTGTATCCCGAGGTCCCTCCCCGCACGCCCTCGATCATCCCGTACGGAGTAGATCCGAATGTCTTTTATCGAAGGCCGGAGCCTCCCGACGATTTTGTTCGTCGGGCGGCCGGGCGATTCACGCAAGGGGATCACGACGCTCCTTGA